One Heyndrickxia oleronia genomic window, TAAAAAAATTCAAGGTTATGATGAACCGCATATTGGTTTAATGGATGTAATGGTTGAACGAAATTCTTTTGGTAGGCAAAAGGATAGTTTTGAAGCTGATCTAGCTATTGCTGGTGTATCAGATCATTTTAATGCTGTTTTTATCCGTGCTCCTCATATTGTAAATGTTGGTGAGGATGTTGAGGTTTTAGCCAAGCATGAAGGGAAAATAGTGGCTGCACGTGATCGACATTATCTAGGGTGTTCCTTCCATCCAGAGTTAACAAAGGATAGTGGATTGACACAATATTTTATCGACATCGTAAAAAAACAAAAAGTTTTAAATAAATAGTTGCAAAGAGGCAATACTTATAGTAAATTAATTGTTAAAATCTATGTAAAGCAATGAGAGGAAATAGTAACAAGAATGTTCCTTCTAAAGAGAGTCGATGGCTGGTGCAAATCGATGAAGGCGACTTGTGAATCCATCCTTGAGCAAAGTACCGAATGGAATAAGAATTGTGGCTAATTTTCTTTGACTTAGCGTTTGCATTTATCTTATTAGTAAGTACTTTCGGGTAAAACCGTTATCGATTAAGTGGAAGGTATGAATCTATACTTTCAAGCTGGGTGGCAACGCGGGTATCTCTCGTCCCTTTTTAGGGACGGGAGTTTTTTATTTGTTTTTGAATCACATGCCACG contains:
- the pdxT gene encoding pyridoxal 5'-phosphate synthase glutaminase subunit PdxT, with translation MVKIGVLGLQGAVREHVQAIEACGEEAIIIKTKDQLDEIDGIILPGGESTTMRRLLDRYDFMDKLRQFGEQGKPMFGTCAGLILLAKKIQGYDEPHIGLMDVMVERNSFGRQKDSFEADLAIAGVSDHFNAVFIRAPHIVNVGEDVEVLAKHEGKIVAARDRHYLGCSFHPELTKDSGLTQYFIDIVKKQKVLNK